From Papaver somniferum cultivar HN1 unplaced genomic scaffold, ASM357369v1 unplaced-scaffold_29, whole genome shotgun sequence, a single genomic window includes:
- the LOC113341354 gene encoding pentatricopeptide repeat-containing protein At1g53600, mitochondrial-like, giving the protein MGFLGFVFAESDASGLHVRYGSSEEKLFDPLSNEANKAPSAAKLSDLALFDQKRTKSYIHMILWTYEHSTPPSPNYLTLSFQTLTNSKTNSSKIISTKFFVQRNSEITKNGRNGNLREAESIFNQLPTKNIISWTSMLTTFAENNEITKARRLPMFDEMPQRNTATRNAMIAAYTCNTCHVNKAYELFCKVPERIVVTYAVMITVFFRVGMLNEAEKIYYEMPEIGRDLVVSNAMINEYLKLGELERAVFVFDSMVERNVISWSSISDGYCMNGKVSDAEVLFQKMPEKNVVSWTAMISEYMKSGKWVKGFECFSKMRREEHVEVNPTTITVILDTCTSLGRFKEGFISPRDVCIFSMDAVEDTFTISLNTKVLNLLSLNQLAACNTPIASASCGSNPIDWPALPPSQSPVSPACDT; this is encoded by the exons atgggttttcttgGTTTCGTATTCGCAGAGTCTGATGCTTCTGGTTTGCACGTGAGATATGGATCTTCTGAAG AAAAGTTATTTGATCCTCTTTCAAACGAAGCTAATAAAGCTCCTTCTGCTGCTAAGCTTTCTGATCTTGCACTTTTTGATCAAAAGCGCACCAAGAG TTACATCCATATGATTCTGTGGACTTATGAGCACTCGACTCCTCCTAGTCCTAACTATTTAACTCTTTCATTCCAAACTCTCACGAATTCAAAAACCAATTCCAGTAAAATTATCAGCACCAAATTTTTTGTTCAAAGAAACTCCGAGATAACAAAAAACGGAAGAAATGGAAATCTTAGAGAAGCAGAATCAATCTTCAATCAGTTACCTACTAAAAACATCATATCTTGGACATCAATGCTCACTACCTTTGCTGAAAACAACGAAATTACAAAAGCACGGAGATTGCCAATGTTTGATGAAATGCCTCAACGAAATACTGCAACTCGCAATGCTATGATTGCAGCTTATACTTGCAATACTTGTCACGTTAATAAAGCTTAtgaattgttttgtaaagttcctGAAAGAATTGTGGTTACATATGCTGTTATGATAACGGTTTTTTTTCGTGTTGGAATGTTAAATGAAGCTGAGAAGATTTACTATGAAATGCCTGAAATTGGTAGAGACCTGGTTGTTTCAAATGCAATGATTAATGAGTATTTGAAGCTTGGTGAATTGGAGAGAGCGGTTTTTGTGTTCGATTCTATGGTCGAGAGAAATGTCATTTCGTGGAGTTCGATTTCAGATGGGTATTGTATGAATGGCAAGGTTAGTGATGCAGAAGTATTGTTTCAGAAGATGCCTGAGAAGAATGTTGTTTCGTGGACTGCAATGATCAGCGAATATATGAAGAGTGGGAAATGGGTAAAGGGGTTTGAGTGTTTTTCGAAGATGAGAAGAGAAGAGCACGTTGAAGTAAATCCTACTACCATAACGGTAATTTTGGATACttgtacaagtttgggtagaTTTAAAGAAG GCTTTATCTCACCACGAGATGTCTGCATTTTTTCCATGGATGCAGTTGAAGATACTTTCACAATCTCCCTCAATACTAAAGTTTTGAATCTGCTTTCCTTGAACCAATTAGCCGC
- the LOC113341355 gene encoding F-box/kelch-repeat protein At3g23880-like has protein sequence MDPFKKLPLETAFEILTRLPGDTVLDCKSVCRDWRKIVRIVSRYPLFIQKHLYRLNQPSAAEDSCKLGFLALTERAYYYFEYNDDQNHELTEPVKKIREINSACIGDGSYSCNGLICLARDDIESPVCIFNPFTREYVMLPELRNHIESIDKHTNEWDDWSFGFGYISATNEYKVVGIYGSDSGYLEVYIYTLGTNGWRDLGRNFSDEFRPKYGYGDVHGSFANGALYWIGNEVQKIVIFDLVEEKFCEHLAPPPLPPNRNLINQTIGVLDGVLYIALYVEDGCYDIWLLKKKNDNHDKKGDKHQSFEWSKELRVADNELLAVTKSGGVLTYSNTAERVWDFKQEVVLRVFPHKNTFISLKDLGEEQTKKLKSNKGGRKP, from the coding sequence ATGGATCCTTTCAAGAAACTACCACTCGAGACTGCATTTGAGATTTTAACTCGTTTACCAGGTGACACGGTGCTTGATTGCAAATCTGTCTGCAGAGATTGGAGAAAGATTGTTCGTATTGTTTCTAGGTATCCATTATTCATTCAGAAGCACTTGTATCGTCTCAATCAACCATCTGCTGCCGAGGATTCTTGTAAGTTGGGATTTCTTGCTTTAACTGAGAGAGCATATTACTATTTTGAATATAATGATGATCAGAATCATGAGTTAACCGAACCAGTTAAGAAAATTAGAGAGATTAATTCAGCATGCATTGGTGATGGTTCTTACTCCTGTAATGGCTTAATCTGTCTTGCTCGAGATGACATTGAATCACCTGTTTGTATCTTTAACCCTTTTACCAGAGAATATGTTATGCTTCCAGAACTTAGGAACCATATAGAGTCAATAGATAAGCATACAAATGAGTGGGATGATTGGTCCTTCGGATTTGGTTACATTTCTGCAACAAATGAGTACAAAGTTGTAGGGATATATGGGTCGGATTCCGGCTATCTAGAAGTATACATATACACTCTTGGCACCAACGGATGGAGAGATCTTGGAAGAAACTTCAGTGATGAatttagacccaaatatggataTGGAGATGTACATGGTAGCTTTGCTAATGGAGCTCTTTACTGGATTGGCAATGAGGTGCAAAAGATTGTGATCTTCGATTTGGTTGAGGAAAAGTTCTGCGAACATCTTGCACCACCTCCTTTGCCACCAAACAGGAATTTGATTAATCAGACAATAGGGGTTTTGGATGGCGTATTGTATATTGCACTTTATGTTGAAGATGGATGTTATGACATATGGctattaaagaagaagaatgataaTCACGACAAGAAAGGAGACAAACATCAGTCATTTGAATGGAGTAAAGAGTTAAGGGTAGCCGATAATGAATTATTGGCCGTTACGAAGAGCGGTGGTGTTTTAACTTACTCGAATACCGCAGAAAGGGTTTGGGATTTCAAGCAAGAAGTGGTTCTTCGAGTATTCCCCCACAAGAACACCTTCATATCGCTGAAAGACTTGGGGGAAGAACAGACGAAAAAATTGAAGTCAAATAAAGGAGGCAGAAAGCCGTGA